TAGGTCCAGTCAAATTTATACTCGTAAAATTCCTCTTTTGTTATCGAATCGTCACTACCAAGAAGCTCTAATAATCGTAATGCACGGTTAGTCATATGTTCTGGAGGCTCAATTCCAAATGTTAAAGAATAGTTGGCAGGATTAGGATTATCATTACCAATAGTAGTTTGAAATGGGGTAGAATTGCAATTTTGAATAAAACCTGATTGAGGATTTTTAACTTGAGGTAGTTTTTCAAAGGGTAAGTATTCAGTCCATAACGTTTCGGAAGTATCACCAGGGAGATACCCTTTCCAATTATATTTCTCCGAGCGGATAGGTAAAAGGGCATTATATATATACCAGATATTTCCTTGATAATCCGCATAACCAATATTAAATGAAGGTATCCCACGGATTTTCAATGCTTCCTCAAACTCGTTTATGTTTGTAGCTTTATTCATGCGATACCATTGCTCAACTTGTTTAATGTTTTTATATCCTGCATAACGGAGGGCATATACCCCATGAGCTCGGCGGATTGCAGGTCCATAGTCACAGAAAAGTATTTCCCTCGGAATTTTTATAATATATTTATCAAAAATTTTTACAGGAAAATAAACAACCTTTCTTTCAAAATTTTTCCATTGTCCATCCATACGATATTGACATGGATTCTCAGGATTAATTGTTAATTCGTAAACATCTACAAGGTCTGGCATATTAACTGTATGAGCCCAACCTAAATACTGATTATGTCCATGGAGAATTATTGGTGCTCCTGGAAAAACTCCCCCTGTGATGTTCCATCCCTCTTCACTTTTTAGTCGTGCCTCATACCATGCCACAGGACCTGTCCATGGTTGGTGAGAATTTACATCTAAAAAAGTAGAACCATCGGCTGTTCGTTTGGGACTCACTGCAAATGTATTAGAACCCAAGGGAAGGTCTTCGAAAATTTCTTTTAGTATTGTCGATTCATCATTTTTAGCTAACATTTTAGGTCGTTGTATTTCAGGTTTTTTACGTGATTTAAAAAGGGGCTCAATATAGCGATTCAGCCCAAAAAAGAGAGGTGCCTTTAATACAAAACCAGCCACAATATCTTTCCCTGTTGCTGGAAAAATATCCCAACATATAACTTTGTCAGGATGTAAACCTGCATAATGGTTAACCCCTTCCGCATACGCCTCACAAATGGCTCTTATTTCATCAGATAAGTCTGTTTCATATTGGCTATTTACGATATCCCATACGTTTAAAAATTCTAACATGTAATCAAAAATAAATCCATTGAATCCATTAACTAAACCGCTTTTACCACGAATCAAAATTTGACCATCTTGTACCGTTTTGAAGTCATCCTCACATTGAGCGTATGCCAGACCATAGGCAACATCAGTATCTTTTTTCCCGTAGATGTGTGGTACACCCCATTCATCACGATATATGGTTACATCATATTTCCCTTCTGGGGGTATTAGCTGTTCGATAGGTAATGGAGACGTTTTTTCAATTTTCTCACAACCTATCGATAAAATGAGTGAAAATAAAATAAGCACAAATAATGAAAGATAAAAATGTTTAGTCATAAATATCCCTTTTATTAAAGTTATTGTGATGCATTTAGTATGACAGAAGAAGCCAGAAATTAGTTTCAGAAGAGAATAAGAATAAATTATTTAAGGGGGAGGAAAGGAAACAAAAGAGATAGTCTTTGACGTGTTGATAAAATGGCTCCATCGAAATTAGCATTTGTAATGATGGCTCCTTCAAGATGAGCGTCTTTTAAAAAGGCATTGGATAAATTTGCTCCAGACAAATTTGATTCCCTTAAATCTGCCTGAGATAAATTTGCCATGAAAAAATCAGCTTCTCCTAAATATGCCTTTCTGAAATTACACCTGGTTAAATCGCAGTTTCTAAATTTAGCCCGATAAAGATGACTTTCTGAAAAATCAAATTGGTGCATGATTTTGTTAGAAAAATCTATTTCGTTGAGTATTGCACATGAAAAGTTACTTCCGTCTAATAAAGAGTCAACTATCTTTACGTAGGTTAAATCTGCATGACTAAAATTTATATCTCTCAAATCACACTTAATAAACGATACGGAATGAAGATAGGCTTTCCGAAAATTTGCCCTACGTAAATCAACTTCACTAAACACACAATGTCTTAAATCACACATTCTGAAATTGATACCCACCAGATTCCTCTTTGAAAAATTTAATCCACTTAAATCAGGGGAAATTGCTGGGTCACTATCTCTCCATTGGTTCCAGATTTCAATTCCAGATTCAAGT
This portion of the Candidatus Hydrogenedens sp. genome encodes:
- a CDS encoding acylase produces the protein MTKHFYLSLFVLILFSLILSIGCEKIEKTSPLPIEQLIPPEGKYDVTIYRDEWGVPHIYGKKDTDVAYGLAYAQCEDDFKTVQDGQILIRGKSGLVNGFNGFIFDYMLEFLNVWDIVNSQYETDLSDEIRAICEAYAEGVNHYAGLHPDKVICWDIFPATGKDIVAGFVLKAPLFFGLNRYIEPLFKSRKKPEIQRPKMLAKNDESTILKEIFEDLPLGSNTFAVSPKRTADGSTFLDVNSHQPWTGPVAWYEARLKSEEGWNITGGVFPGAPIILHGHNQYLGWAHTVNMPDLVDVYELTINPENPCQYRMDGQWKNFERKVVYFPVKIFDKYIIKIPREILFCDYGPAIRRAHGVYALRYAGYKNIKQVEQWYRMNKATNINEFEEALKIRGIPSFNIGYADYQGNIWYIYNALLPIRSEKYNWKGYLPGDTSETLWTEYLPFEKLPQVKNPQSGFIQNCNSTPFQTTIGNDNPNPANYSLTFGIEPPEHMTNRALRLLELLGSDDSITKEEFYEYKFDWTYSKNSLAKKYIEKLFNEFNPETDIEKQAIELLKNWDLKADPDNLSAGIAILTLEPVVRAEILNRPVPDLFKTFREKIKLLYSIYGKVDVPWKEINRLIHGKVNIGLGGGPDLLYCVYGEWTGKYLEGRAGDSYILLVIWDKDGKVHSQALHQFGSATQDENSPHYADQAYLFAERKMRTVHWEFEELKEYVAKAYKPGKEGNN
- a CDS encoding pentapeptide repeat-containing protein, encoding MAYKEHVKILESGIEIWNQWRDSDPAISPDLSGLNFSKRNLVGINFRMCDLRHCVFSEVDLRRANFRKAYLHSVSFIKCDLRDINFSHADLTYVKIVDSLLDGSNFSCAILNEIDFSNKIMHQFDFSESHLYRAKFRNCDLTRCNFRKAYLGEADFFMANLSQADLRESNLSGANLSNAFLKDAHLEGAIITNANFDGAILSTRQRLSLLFPFLPLK